From Acidobacteriota bacterium, the proteins below share one genomic window:
- a CDS encoding serine/threonine protein kinase, with amino-acid sequence MAGEAKGPDSSHPLLFDHYEIVEVLGEGAMGTVYLARDIRLGRRAALKTLKKVAEALGPDDSLSEEFMARFRREAEVCGSLIHPNIVTLYEVGYSHREIRYMAMEFVEGESLLTILKRRSKLGVLQAAGIGLDILRGLAYAHQRGIIHRDIKPANILVTDDGRAKIADFGVARTVREGATYATKAGQLLGTPYYMSPEVVAGKSADERSDLFSVGVLLYEMWSGKRPFEGESVMDVLYDVVNREPSPITVVAPDIPKWCEHFLSRMISKSPATRFISAASAAQELERLINLHRANEGESEPVESFTTPASPEDTPTTRLGGPKFSWTRLRILHVPRGLAIGLIAVLLCALFLLPVVLREEDPAGFPLVPDARREFAEKEELLRKAQILHDAGAYAQSLEVYDEILDKYPNTPSAIEGRKQVLDRLFPLDDNR; translated from the coding sequence ATGGCTGGGGAAGCGAAAGGGCCGGACAGCAGCCATCCGCTGCTCTTCGACCACTACGAGATCGTCGAGGTTCTCGGTGAGGGAGCCATGGGAACGGTGTATCTCGCCAGGGACATCAGACTCGGACGGAGAGCCGCCCTCAAGACCCTGAAGAAGGTGGCCGAGGCTCTTGGGCCCGACGACAGCCTCTCCGAAGAGTTCATGGCCCGGTTTCGGAGGGAGGCGGAGGTCTGTGGATCGCTGATCCACCCCAACATCGTCACGCTCTATGAAGTCGGCTACTCCCACCGCGAGATTCGCTACATGGCGATGGAGTTCGTGGAGGGGGAGTCGCTGCTCACGATCCTGAAGCGCCGGTCGAAGCTCGGTGTGCTGCAGGCCGCCGGAATCGGCCTCGACATACTCCGCGGCCTTGCCTATGCGCATCAGCGCGGCATCATTCATCGCGACATCAAGCCGGCCAACATTCTGGTCACCGACGATGGAAGGGCCAAAATCGCGGATTTCGGCGTCGCCCGTACTGTGCGCGAGGGCGCCACCTATGCAACCAAGGCGGGACAGCTCCTCGGAACGCCGTACTACATGTCACCCGAAGTCGTGGCGGGAAAGTCGGCAGACGAGCGATCGGACCTCTTCTCGGTGGGCGTGCTGCTCTACGAGATGTGGAGCGGAAAGCGGCCTTTCGAAGGCGAGTCGGTCATGGACGTTCTCTATGACGTGGTGAATCGAGAGCCTTCACCGATTACGGTCGTGGCTCCCGATATCCCGAAGTGGTGCGAGCACTTTCTCAGTCGAATGATCTCGAAATCGCCAGCGACACGATTCATTTCCGCCGCGAGCGCCGCACAGGAGCTCGAGCGTCTGATCAATCTCCATCGGGCGAACGAGGGGGAGTCGGAGCCAGTGGAGAGCTTCACCACGCCGGCGAGTCCCGAAGACACCCCGACGACGCGGCTGGGCGGACCGAAGTTCAGCTGGACCCGCCTGAGGATTCTCCACGTGCCACGCGGTCTGGCGATCGGCCTGATCGCGGTTCTGCTGTGTGCCCTCTTCCTCCTTCCCGTCGTCCTTCGAGAGGAGGACCCCGCGGGATTCCCGCTGGTGCCGGATGCCCGGAGAGAATTCGCTGAGAAGGAAGAGCTTCTGAGGAAAGCCCAGATCCTGCACGACGCCGGCGCCTACGCGCAGAGTCTCGAGGTGTACGACGAGATCCTCGACAAATATCCGAACACGCCGTCAGCGATCGAGGGGAGAAAGCAGGTTCTCGACCGCCTGTTTCCCCTCGACGACAACCGGTAG
- a CDS encoding DUF72 domain-containing protein, giving the protein MLRPSTVIRVGPAGWSYKDWEGPVYPSPVPRGFDRLGWIVDHFDTVEVNSTFYRTPAVSAAGSWAERIEPNPRFEMTLKLQRELTHEKSWNAGEAKRFRAFLGPLEESGRLGAVLAQFPWSFRYGAGACERFERIREVLDGLPLVVEVRHDSFDTEEFRELLRERSIGLANIDQPPHDHALEPAAHVTSGVAYIRLHGRNREKWFDHEEAWERYDYLYSRNELDDWVGKARSLEAEKVFVITNNHFRGQSVANALEIRKSLGEEIVIPQTVAEYYPGRFEARPRAEDERGQMLFRF; this is encoded by the coding sequence ATGCTTCGACCGAGCACGGTGATTCGAGTCGGACCAGCGGGTTGGAGCTACAAGGACTGGGAGGGTCCCGTCTATCCTTCGCCCGTTCCGCGAGGGTTCGACCGGCTCGGCTGGATCGTTGACCACTTCGACACGGTCGAGGTGAATTCGACGTTCTATCGCACCCCGGCGGTGAGCGCTGCAGGGTCATGGGCCGAGCGCATCGAACCGAATCCGCGGTTCGAGATGACATTGAAGCTGCAGAGGGAGCTCACCCACGAGAAGAGCTGGAATGCCGGCGAAGCGAAGCGGTTCCGGGCGTTTCTCGGTCCCCTGGAGGAGAGTGGCCGGCTCGGAGCGGTCCTGGCCCAGTTTCCCTGGAGCTTCCGATACGGGGCCGGCGCCTGTGAGCGGTTCGAGCGGATTCGCGAGGTGCTCGACGGGCTTCCTCTGGTGGTCGAGGTCCGGCACGACAGCTTCGATACCGAAGAGTTCCGGGAGCTGCTCCGCGAGAGGTCGATCGGACTCGCCAACATCGATCAGCCTCCCCACGATCACGCGCTCGAGCCGGCGGCTCACGTGACTTCGGGGGTCGCCTACATCAGGCTCCATGGGCGAAACCGGGAGAAGTGGTTCGACCACGAGGAAGCCTGGGAGCGATACGACTATCTCTATTCCCGCAACGAACTCGACGACTGGGTCGGGAAAGCGCGATCGCTCGAGGCCGAAAAGGTTTTCGTCATCACGAACAACCATTTTCGAGGGCAGAGCGTGGCGAATGCTCTGGAGATCAGGAAATCCCTCGGCGAGGAGATCGTGATCCCTCAAACCGTGGCAGAATACTATCCGGGGCGTTTCGAGGCGCGGCCGCGCGCTGAAGATGAGCGCGGCCAGATGCTTTTCAGGTTTTGA